One window of Hymenobacter sp. BRD128 genomic DNA carries:
- the metF gene encoding methylenetetrahydrofolate reductase [NAD(P)H] — protein sequence MKVTEHLRRAEGKTLFSFEVLPPRKGENIHSLFSNIEPLMEFKPPFIDVTYHREEFVLRERPGGLLQRKAVRKRPGTVGICAAIKNRFDVDTVPHLICGGFAREETENALIDLHFLGIDNVLALRGDPIKSEGHFQPHPDGHTYACDLIGQIDSLNHGRYHDHDEQYQPEGSEPVLCTDFCIGTAGYPEKHFEAPNHGSDIRFLKQKIDRGADYIVTQMFFDNEEFFKFEKRCRDAGITVPIIPGLKPLTTKAQITALPRAFFLSIPEALAEAIHQAKDNAAAREVGIEWCLNQSRELMAHGVPCLHYYSMGKAEAIRRVAAGLF from the coding sequence ATGAAAGTAACCGAACACCTGCGCCGCGCCGAGGGCAAAACGCTTTTCTCCTTCGAGGTGCTGCCGCCCCGCAAGGGCGAAAATATCCACAGCCTGTTTTCGAATATCGAGCCGCTGATGGAATTCAAGCCGCCGTTTATCGACGTCACCTACCACCGCGAGGAGTTTGTGCTGCGCGAGCGGCCCGGCGGCCTCTTGCAGCGCAAGGCCGTGCGCAAGCGGCCGGGCACGGTGGGCATCTGCGCGGCCATCAAAAACCGCTTCGACGTAGACACGGTGCCGCACCTCATTTGCGGCGGCTTTGCCAGGGAGGAAACCGAGAATGCGCTGATTGACTTGCACTTCCTGGGCATCGACAATGTGCTGGCCCTGCGCGGCGACCCCATCAAGAGCGAAGGCCATTTCCAGCCGCACCCCGACGGCCACACCTACGCCTGCGACCTCATCGGCCAGATTGACTCGCTCAACCACGGCCGCTACCACGACCACGACGAGCAGTACCAGCCCGAGGGGTCTGAGCCCGTGCTGTGTACCGACTTCTGCATTGGTACCGCCGGCTATCCCGAAAAGCACTTCGAGGCGCCCAACCACGGCTCGGACATCCGCTTCCTGAAGCAGAAAATCGACCGGGGCGCCGATTATATCGTGACCCAGATGTTCTTCGACAACGAGGAGTTTTTCAAATTTGAGAAGCGCTGCCGCGATGCGGGCATCACCGTGCCCATTATCCCCGGCCTCAAGCCCTTGACTACCAAAGCGCAAATCACGGCGCTGCCCCGGGCCTTCTTCCTCAGCATTCCGGAGGCCCTGGCCGAGGCCATTCACCAGGCCAAAGACAATGCCGCCGCCCGTGAAGTCGGCATCGAGTGGTGCCTTAACCAAAGCCGCGAGCTCATGGCCCACGGCGTGCCCTGCCTGCACTACTATTCGATGGGTAAGGCCGAAGCCATCCGCCGCGTGGCGGCCGGGTTGTTTTAA
- a CDS encoding lipopolysaccharide assembly protein LapB, with amino-acid sequence MFFWLTPCLRRGAFVFLLGAALGLPAHAQKGKKDSKSTPPPSGPQRLQPLFGGLTAAQAQQAVGASVLADVDRSFPSRPEASKFFSTKGFEYLQENQPDTAVVRFNLAWALDPKNPEPYRGLAVLLSRRPDASPEAIQALVLQGLAVAPTNGLLLTDAANTALARYEEGKKKKELQQASDYAQRALLADSTNANAWQAQARILYYQEKYAEAWQAVRKGQSLSLTSLDFQFLSELMAKMPDPEGKFK; translated from the coding sequence GTGTTTTTTTGGCTCACTCCCTGCCTGCGGCGCGGGGCTTTTGTTTTTCTGCTAGGCGCAGCGCTTGGCCTGCCCGCCCACGCCCAAAAGGGTAAAAAGGACAGCAAGTCTACCCCACCCCCTAGCGGCCCACAGCGCTTGCAGCCGCTGTTTGGAGGCCTCACGGCGGCGCAGGCACAACAGGCCGTCGGGGCTAGCGTGCTGGCCGATGTGGACCGCAGTTTTCCCTCGCGGCCCGAGGCCAGCAAGTTTTTCAGCACCAAGGGCTTTGAGTATCTGCAAGAAAACCAGCCCGATACGGCCGTCGTGCGCTTTAATTTAGCCTGGGCGCTCGACCCCAAAAACCCCGAGCCTTACCGGGGGCTAGCCGTGCTGCTGAGCCGCCGCCCCGATGCCTCGCCCGAGGCCATTCAGGCGCTGGTGCTGCAGGGCCTGGCCGTAGCTCCCACCAATGGGCTACTGCTCACCGATGCCGCCAACACGGCCCTAGCCCGCTACGAAGAAGGCAAGAAAAAGAAAGAGTTGCAGCAGGCCAGCGACTACGCCCAGCGCGCCCTGCTGGCCGACAGCACCAATGCCAATGCCTGGCAAGCCCAGGCGCGCATCCTGTATTACCAGGAGAAATACGCCGAAGCCTGGCAGGCCGTGCGCAAGGGCCAGAGTCTCAGCCTCACCAGCCTCGACTTTCAATTTTTGAGCGAGCTGATGGCCAAAATGCCCGACCCGGAAGGCAAGTTTAAGTAG
- a CDS encoding ASCH/PUA domain-containing protein → MQHYTASPVSTITTARTRTHELQLWTPCFTAVAAGTKPFDVRENDSDFQVGDALLIREYDPDTSTYSGQTLLRWVSYVMPGGAFGVEAGWCVLGLGNVAPLPAGITDTRLW, encoded by the coding sequence ATGCAACACTACACTGCCTCCCCCGTTTCGACTATCACCACGGCCCGCACCCGCACCCACGAGCTACAGCTCTGGACGCCCTGCTTTACGGCCGTAGCCGCCGGCACCAAGCCTTTCGACGTGCGCGAAAACGACTCTGATTTTCAGGTCGGCGATGCGCTCCTAATTCGAGAATACGACCCCGATACGAGTACTTACAGCGGCCAAACGCTGCTGCGCTGGGTGAGCTACGTAATGCCGGGCGGCGCTTTTGGCGTGGAAGCCGGCTGGTGCGTGCTGGGCCTCGGCAACGTGGCCCCGCTGCCCGCCGGCATCACCGATACCCGCCTCTGGTAG
- a CDS encoding alpha/beta hydrolase codes for MKSVFRWLALPPLGLLLAAASVLCTNEWAVAQASRRIADVPYVAAAAPDFDARRHLLDIYQPTAKAAAPRPVVLFIHGGSWNSGSKDDILYKAIGRRLAKNGFVGVVISYRLAPQVLVPQQADDCARALAWTVAHITEYGGDPSRLVLLGHSAGGGLAALLATGSDTLLARHGLPARAVHAVLLDDPAGLDMLDYLTKMQYPGDEKYLVPFSKDPAVWRQASALYHVRASAPPMSIYIGGDTYPSIKGSSEKFRERLTALGEAPKYTILPGKKHVGMVTQLFFAGNTLYTELKRLAK; via the coding sequence ATGAAGTCTGTTTTTCGCTGGCTGGCTTTGCCGCCGCTCGGCCTGCTGCTGGCTGCCGCATCCGTGCTATGCACCAATGAATGGGCCGTGGCCCAGGCTAGCCGCCGCATAGCCGACGTGCCCTACGTGGCCGCCGCGGCCCCCGATTTTGACGCCAGGCGGCACTTGCTCGACATCTACCAGCCCACCGCTAAGGCCGCCGCGCCGCGCCCGGTGGTGCTCTTCATCCACGGGGGCAGCTGGAACAGCGGCAGCAAAGACGACATTCTGTATAAAGCCATCGGCCGGCGGCTGGCCAAAAATGGCTTCGTGGGCGTGGTAATTAGCTACCGGCTGGCGCCGCAGGTGCTGGTGCCCCAGCAGGCCGACGACTGCGCCCGCGCCCTGGCCTGGACGGTGGCGCACATCACCGAGTACGGCGGCGACCCTAGCCGCCTCGTGCTCCTGGGCCACTCGGCGGGCGGCGGGCTAGCCGCGCTGCTGGCTACCGGCTCCGACACGCTGCTGGCCAGGCACGGCCTGCCCGCCCGCGCCGTGCACGCCGTGCTGCTCGACGACCCGGCCGGCCTCGATATGCTCGACTACCTCACCAAAATGCAGTATCCCGGCGACGAGAAATACCTCGTGCCGTTTAGCAAAGACCCGGCGGTGTGGCGGCAGGCCTCGGCGCTCTACCACGTGCGGGCTAGCGCGCCACCTATGAGCATCTACATTGGCGGCGATACCTACCCAAGCATCAAAGGCAGCAGCGAAAAGTTTCGGGAGCGGCTCACGGCGCTGGGCGAGGCGCCCAAGTACACGATTTTACCCGGCAAAAAGCACGTGGGCATGGTCACGCAGCTGTTTTTCGCTGGTAATACGCTGTATACTGAGTTGAAGCGGCTGGCGAAGTAG
- a CDS encoding carboxypeptidase regulatory-like domain-containing protein, whose product MKHYLLWLLGFVLFTGSYQVKAQGVTTSAVKGLVLDAKGQPLPGATVIATHLPSGTTYGTATRDNGQFDLLNMRIGGPYEVKVSFVGYETEVQNNIQLTLGKTYEMRLTLTEGSGQKLDEVVVKGNRDSQINPDRTGAVTNIGSTAIRTLPTISRSQEDFTRLTPQASGQSFGGRNTLYNNFSLDGSIFNNSFGLDSPTPGGQTNSQPVSLDAIDQIQVSLAPYDVRQGGFTGAGINAVTKSGTNDFKGTVYTYYRNQSLIGKNVEGATIDNPSLKFNQTGFALGGPIIKNKLFFFANAELTRQTDPGQTYRPATSAAEAQQALNGQLNGVSRVLQSDLDLIRQRLTSVYNYDPGTYQGFNYHTYSDKILAKIDWNISPGNTFSIRYNYLKSYREQGPHPIAIAPSSRVPGVNTLQFSNSGYTINNNLNSVVAELNSTFGGGKFSNKAQAGFSAFRDFRALPRPTFFPMIDITQGGTTYTSVGTEQFSANNILNQNIIQLTDNLSYFAGKHIVTAGANYEHFNFTNGFNLQRYGYYRLELSDFLADTQPGKPGYLDFNATAAAGAAKPVQQVDVNVAQLGVYLQDEYQASQALKLTLGVRADMPFYGTSVAPNPQISAATFHDANGNPVKLDVSQLPSSTPLFSPRLGFNYTSQGDGAKTQVRGGTGIFTGRIPFVWISNQASNASFGNGYTFQINTTGRDFRFPQVWRTNLAVDQLLPGGIVGTIEAIYTKDINAVLHQNYNLVTPTQTLAGADNRQIYPASGPRLNSFNGPDGNFTFLDAGVIGLTNTSQGYQYSLTGQLRKEFTNGFYLTGAYTYAQAKDVTSNPGEIAGDAFQRLPVVGNPNKPSLAYSDFGLQHRFIAAGGRRFAYANDHMATTLGFFFEAGQGNRFSYTYAGDLNRDNIDGNDLIFIPKTQDQINLVAYTNAAGQTVSAAQQWQQLDAYIGQDKYLSQHRGEYSARNGAISPWYTQLDAKLLQDFSVKTAGGKRNTLQLSLDILNLGNLLNRSWGNRQLVGNNRLIDVAGFTSDTPSFTFRGGSQTFYIDPSLASRWRAQVGVRYIFD is encoded by the coding sequence ATGAAACACTATCTACTCTGGCTGCTGGGCTTTGTGCTTTTCACTGGTAGCTATCAGGTTAAGGCGCAAGGCGTTACGACCTCTGCCGTGAAGGGTCTGGTGCTCGATGCCAAGGGGCAGCCGCTGCCCGGTGCTACCGTAATTGCCACCCACCTGCCCTCGGGCACTACCTACGGCACGGCTACCCGCGACAATGGGCAGTTTGACCTGCTGAACATGCGCATCGGGGGGCCTTATGAGGTGAAGGTGTCATTTGTGGGCTACGAAACCGAAGTCCAGAATAATATTCAGCTCACGCTGGGCAAGACCTACGAAATGCGGCTGACGCTGACCGAGGGCAGCGGCCAAAAACTCGATGAAGTGGTAGTGAAAGGCAACCGCGACAGCCAGATTAACCCCGACCGCACCGGCGCCGTGACCAATATCGGCTCGACGGCCATCCGCACGCTGCCTACCATCTCGCGCTCGCAGGAAGACTTTACCCGCCTCACGCCGCAAGCCAGCGGCCAGAGCTTTGGCGGGCGCAATACGCTGTATAACAACTTTTCGCTCGACGGCTCCATCTTCAACAATTCGTTTGGCCTCGACTCGCCCACGCCCGGCGGCCAGACCAACTCGCAGCCGGTAAGCCTGGATGCCATCGACCAGATTCAGGTGAGCCTGGCGCCCTACGACGTGCGCCAGGGGGGCTTCACTGGCGCCGGCATCAATGCCGTGACCAAGAGCGGTACCAACGACTTTAAGGGAACGGTATACACGTACTATCGCAACCAGAGCCTGATTGGCAAGAACGTGGAGGGGGCTACCATCGACAACCCTAGCCTGAAATTCAACCAAACGGGCTTTGCCCTGGGTGGCCCGATTATCAAGAACAAGCTGTTTTTCTTTGCCAATGCCGAGCTGACCCGCCAGACCGACCCCGGCCAGACCTACCGGCCCGCCACCAGCGCCGCCGAGGCCCAGCAGGCCCTCAATGGCCAGCTCAACGGCGTGAGCCGGGTGCTGCAATCGGACCTGGACCTGATTCGGCAGCGCCTGACGTCGGTGTACAACTACGACCCCGGCACTTACCAGGGCTTCAACTACCACACGTACTCGGATAAGATTCTGGCCAAGATTGACTGGAACATCAGCCCTGGCAATACCTTCTCGATTCGCTACAACTACCTCAAAAGCTACCGCGAGCAGGGGCCGCACCCCATTGCCATCGCGCCGTCGTCGCGGGTGCCCGGCGTCAACACGCTGCAGTTTTCGAACTCGGGCTACACTATCAACAACAACCTGAACTCGGTAGTGGCCGAACTCAACAGCACCTTCGGGGGTGGCAAGTTCAGCAATAAGGCCCAGGCGGGCTTCTCGGCCTTCCGCGACTTTCGCGCGCTACCTAGACCCACCTTCTTCCCGATGATTGACATCACCCAGGGCGGCACCACCTACACCAGCGTGGGTACCGAGCAGTTTTCGGCCAATAATATCCTTAACCAGAACATTATACAGCTTACCGACAACCTGAGCTACTTTGCCGGCAAGCACATTGTGACGGCCGGGGCCAACTACGAGCACTTTAATTTCACGAACGGCTTTAACCTGCAGCGCTACGGCTACTACCGGCTGGAGCTGAGTGACTTTCTGGCCGATACCCAGCCCGGCAAGCCTGGCTACCTTGACTTCAATGCCACGGCTGCGGCCGGCGCGGCCAAGCCCGTGCAGCAAGTAGATGTGAACGTGGCGCAGCTGGGCGTGTATCTGCAGGACGAATACCAGGCTAGCCAAGCCCTGAAACTGACGCTGGGCGTGCGCGCCGATATGCCCTTCTACGGTACCAGCGTCGCCCCAAACCCACAGATTTCGGCCGCTACGTTCCACGATGCCAACGGCAACCCGGTGAAGCTCGACGTGTCGCAGCTGCCAAGCTCGACGCCGCTGTTTTCGCCCCGCCTGGGCTTCAACTACACTTCGCAGGGCGACGGGGCCAAAACCCAGGTGCGCGGCGGCACTGGCATTTTTACCGGCCGCATTCCGTTCGTGTGGATTAGCAACCAGGCTTCCAACGCCAGCTTCGGCAACGGGTACACGTTCCAGATTAATACCACGGGCCGCGATTTCAGGTTTCCGCAGGTGTGGCGCACCAACCTGGCCGTGGACCAGCTGCTGCCCGGCGGCATCGTGGGAACGATTGAGGCTATTTATACGAAGGATATCAACGCCGTGCTCCACCAGAACTACAACCTGGTAACGCCGACCCAGACGCTGGCCGGCGCCGATAACCGCCAGATTTACCCGGCTAGCGGCCCGCGCCTCAATTCTTTCAACGGCCCCGATGGCAACTTTACTTTCCTCGACGCCGGGGTTATTGGCCTCACCAACACGAGCCAGGGCTACCAGTACTCGCTTACCGGCCAGCTGCGCAAGGAGTTTACCAACGGCTTCTACCTCACCGGGGCCTACACTTACGCCCAGGCCAAGGACGTGACTTCAAACCCCGGCGAGATTGCCGGCGACGCCTTTCAGCGCCTCCCGGTGGTGGGCAATCCCAATAAGCCTTCGTTGGCTTACAGCGACTTTGGCTTGCAGCACCGCTTCATCGCGGCCGGTGGCCGGCGCTTTGCCTACGCTAACGACCACATGGCCACTACCCTCGGCTTCTTCTTCGAGGCTGGCCAGGGCAACCGCTTCAGCTACACCTACGCCGGCGACCTAAACCGCGACAATATCGACGGTAATGACCTGATTTTTATCCCCAAAACTCAGGACCAGATTAATCTGGTGGCCTATACCAACGCCGCTGGCCAAACGGTTTCGGCCGCCCAGCAGTGGCAGCAGCTCGATGCCTACATCGGCCAGGATAAGTACCTGAGCCAGCACCGCGGCGAGTACTCGGCGCGCAACGGGGCCATCTCGCCCTGGTACACCCAGCTCGATGCCAAGCTGCTGCAGGACTTCTCCGTAAAAACGGCTGGCGGCAAGCGCAATACGCTCCAGCTCAGCCTCGACATCCTGAACCTGGGCAACCTGCTGAACCGTAGCTGGGGCAACCGCCAGCTCGTGGGCAATAACCGCCTCATCGACGTGGCCGGCTTCACCAGCGATACGCCATCCTTCACCTTCCGGGGCGGCAGCCAGACTTTCTACATCGACCCCAGCCTGGCTAGCCGTTGGCGCGCCCAAGTGGGCGTGCGCTATATCTTCGACTAG
- a CDS encoding FkbM family methyltransferase encodes MTRLYKKLSAKKLKFGHVCEVGVYVPETSNVLDFINDNVKTTLVEADPEIAAQIKQAFASKNVIVHAVAVWHTTGFLKLSKAASSTFATDLPTSPALENDRYHISNTTTFEVPCVQFSTIDDGTIELLSIDIEGAEWYVLKYLQSQPQVLSIETHGKYYTNPFLPEITSWLKEHNYVSWYKDGSDSVYIKNGLFPVSLLDKLATRQVELLIGWKKFKRIFKQSR; translated from the coding sequence ATGACCAGATTATATAAAAAGCTTTCGGCTAAGAAATTAAAATTTGGTCATGTATGCGAGGTTGGGGTTTACGTGCCCGAAACATCTAACGTCTTGGATTTCATAAATGACAACGTAAAGACTACGCTGGTAGAAGCCGACCCGGAAATAGCTGCGCAAATCAAGCAGGCCTTTGCTTCAAAAAATGTTATTGTGCATGCCGTAGCCGTCTGGCACACCACTGGGTTTCTAAAGCTTTCCAAAGCGGCTTCTTCGACTTTCGCTACCGACCTGCCTACCAGCCCGGCGCTGGAAAATGACCGGTACCATATTAGCAACACTACTACATTTGAGGTGCCTTGCGTGCAGTTTTCGACTATTGACGACGGCACCATTGAGTTACTTAGTATAGATATTGAAGGAGCCGAGTGGTATGTGTTGAAATACCTGCAAAGCCAACCGCAAGTCCTTTCTATTGAGACGCACGGAAAATACTACACAAATCCTTTTTTGCCGGAGATAACTTCTTGGCTGAAAGAGCATAATTACGTTAGCTGGTATAAAGATGGCAGCGACAGCGTATATATAAAGAACGGCCTTTTTCCCGTTAGCCTCCTTGATAAGCTGGCAACCAGGCAAGTGGAATTGTTAATTGGCTGGAAGAAATTCAAGCGCATCTTTAAGCAAAGTAGGTAG
- a CDS encoding O-antigen ligase, whose product MPTIPDHIRFSLLISMAVLTGAVLVFDKTLAIRLRRATAAGVILLFIFQHLLAVRSGLATMYVGGVLWLGWLGWQQRRWRVVFTTTVLLAALAGGCLLLFPTLQNKITNTRDDTDRLSSVDAANNYSVTARVYSYKVAWVIIREHPLLGVSKVKMDEAMAEQYGYMYPQIARRHYLMPHNQFIYNMVAYGLVGLGVFLLGFYYPLWLALRRRNITLVLLYVVVTLSFLVEYTLETHIGILTGLFFLLLATEPAAPTPVAGCREPDAAAC is encoded by the coding sequence ATGCCGACTATTCCCGACCATATTCGGTTTAGTCTGCTCATCAGCATGGCCGTGCTTACCGGCGCCGTGCTGGTATTCGACAAAACACTAGCGATTAGGCTACGGCGGGCTACGGCGGCCGGAGTTATCCTCCTGTTTATCTTTCAGCACCTGCTGGCGGTGCGCAGCGGCCTCGCCACCATGTATGTGGGCGGGGTACTGTGGCTAGGGTGGCTGGGCTGGCAACAGCGGCGCTGGCGGGTAGTATTTACCACAACCGTGCTGCTGGCGGCGCTGGCAGGCGGGTGCCTGCTGCTATTTCCGACGCTCCAAAATAAGATTACTAATACCCGCGACGATACGGACCGGCTCTCATCGGTAGATGCGGCTAATAACTACTCGGTTACGGCCCGGGTGTATTCCTACAAAGTGGCCTGGGTTATCATTCGCGAGCACCCGCTGCTAGGGGTGAGTAAAGTAAAAATGGATGAAGCAATGGCCGAGCAGTACGGCTACATGTACCCGCAGATAGCGCGGCGCCACTACTTAATGCCGCATAATCAGTTCATCTACAACATGGTCGCTTATGGGCTGGTAGGCTTGGGCGTGTTTTTGCTAGGCTTTTATTATCCGCTTTGGCTAGCCCTGCGGCGGCGCAACATTACGCTGGTGCTGCTCTACGTAGTGGTGACGCTTTCCTTTCTGGTCGAATACACGCTGGAAACGCACATTGGCATCCTCACCGGGCTTTTCTTTCTGCTGCTGGCCACCGAGCCGGCGGCGCCCACCCCGGTGGCAGGGTGCCGCGAGCCGGATGCCGCAGCATGCTAG
- a CDS encoding prolyl oligopeptidase family protein — translation MKNLSILLALLAAGPAGAQTMAAIKPLPYPQTRKVDTTTTYFGTKVADPYRWLENDQAADTKAWVQEENKVTQDYLSKIPFREAIRQRLTKLWNYEKYSAPRKEGKYTYFSKNTGLQSQFVLYRQLGTGAPEVFLDPNTFSKDGTTSLAGLSFTHDGSLAAYQISEGGSDWRKVIVLNAATKAIVGDTLKDVKFSGLAWKGNQGFYYSSYDKPKTGSQLAGKTQIHKLYFHKLGTPQSTDQLIFGGEKDPNRYIGADLTEDERFLVISANNTTTGNKLYLQDLSKPGSPIVNVVADEKSDVNVVDNVGSKLYIFTNYQAPNFRLVTVDAAAPQQANWKNLIPETKNVLNVSTVGGRIFATYLKDATSLVEEYDLAGKKLRTIQLPGVGAASGFRGKKEDKETYYTFTSYTYPPTIFKYDLASGKSTLYKKEGVQFDPSKYESKQVFYNSKDGTRIPMLITYKKGLVMNGKNPTLLYAYGGFNISLTPGFRTSNIILLENGGIYAVPNLRGGGEYGEAWHNAGIKLKKQNVFDDFIAAAEYLIKNNYTSKDYLAIEGGSNGGLLIGATMSQRPDLCKVAFPAVGVMDMLRYNQFTAGAGWAYDYGTAQDSPEMFNYLYKYSPYHALKPAVYPATMVTTADHDDRVVPAHSFKFASRLQEDQRGPAPVLIRIETKAGHGAGRSTAQVIGQETDKWAFMFENMGVSYKPAI, via the coding sequence ATGAAAAACCTTTCCATACTGCTAGCCCTCCTGGCGGCCGGGCCCGCCGGTGCCCAAACGATGGCAGCCATCAAGCCCCTGCCCTACCCCCAAACGCGCAAGGTGGATACTACTACCACCTACTTTGGCACCAAGGTGGCCGACCCCTACCGCTGGCTCGAAAACGACCAAGCCGCCGACACCAAGGCCTGGGTGCAGGAAGAAAACAAAGTCACGCAGGACTACCTGAGCAAGATTCCGTTCCGCGAGGCCATCCGCCAGCGCCTCACCAAGCTCTGGAACTACGAGAAATACTCGGCTCCCCGAAAGGAAGGCAAGTACACGTATTTCTCTAAAAATACGGGCCTGCAAAGCCAGTTTGTGCTGTACCGGCAGCTCGGCACGGGCGCGCCCGAGGTATTTCTGGACCCCAACACGTTTTCGAAGGACGGCACGACCTCGCTGGCCGGCCTCAGCTTCACGCACGACGGCAGCCTGGCCGCCTACCAGATTTCGGAGGGCGGCTCCGACTGGCGCAAGGTTATCGTGCTCAACGCCGCCACCAAAGCCATTGTGGGCGACACGCTCAAGGATGTCAAGTTTTCGGGACTGGCTTGGAAAGGCAACCAGGGCTTCTACTACAGCAGCTACGACAAACCCAAGACTGGCAGCCAGCTGGCCGGTAAAACCCAGATTCACAAACTCTACTTTCACAAGCTGGGCACGCCGCAGAGCACCGACCAGCTCATTTTCGGCGGCGAGAAAGACCCTAACCGCTACATCGGAGCCGACCTCACCGAAGATGAGCGCTTCTTGGTGATTTCAGCCAATAATACGACCACGGGCAACAAGCTCTACCTGCAGGACCTGAGCAAGCCGGGCAGCCCCATCGTGAATGTGGTGGCCGACGAAAAAAGCGATGTGAACGTGGTGGACAACGTGGGCAGCAAGCTCTACATCTTTACCAATTACCAGGCGCCCAACTTTCGGCTCGTGACCGTGGACGCCGCCGCGCCCCAGCAGGCCAACTGGAAAAACCTCATTCCGGAAACCAAGAACGTACTGAACGTGAGCACAGTAGGTGGCCGCATTTTCGCCACTTACCTCAAGGATGCCACCTCGCTGGTCGAAGAGTACGACCTGGCCGGCAAGAAGCTGCGCACCATCCAGCTGCCGGGGGTAGGGGCGGCCAGCGGCTTCCGGGGCAAGAAGGAGGACAAGGAAACGTATTACACCTTCACTTCTTACACCTACCCGCCCACCATTTTCAAGTACGACCTGGCCAGTGGCAAATCAACATTGTACAAGAAGGAGGGCGTGCAGTTCGACCCCAGCAAGTACGAGTCGAAGCAGGTGTTCTACAATTCCAAGGACGGCACCCGCATTCCGATGCTCATTACTTATAAGAAGGGCCTGGTGATGAACGGCAAGAATCCGACCCTGCTTTATGCCTACGGCGGCTTCAACATCAGCCTGACGCCGGGCTTCCGCACTTCCAATATCATCTTGCTCGAAAACGGCGGCATCTACGCCGTGCCCAACCTGCGCGGCGGCGGCGAGTACGGTGAGGCCTGGCACAACGCCGGCATTAAACTCAAGAAGCAGAACGTGTTCGACGACTTTATTGCGGCCGCCGAGTATTTGATTAAGAACAACTACACCTCGAAAGACTACCTGGCCATCGAGGGCGGCTCGAACGGCGGCCTGCTCATCGGGGCTACCATGAGCCAGCGGCCCGACCTGTGCAAGGTGGCTTTCCCGGCCGTGGGCGTGATGGACATGCTGCGCTACAACCAGTTTACGGCCGGCGCCGGCTGGGCCTACGACTACGGCACGGCCCAGGACTCGCCCGAGATGTTCAACTACCTCTACAAGTACTCGCCCTACCACGCCCTGAAGCCAGCCGTGTACCCGGCCACGATGGTGACCACCGCCGACCACGATGACCGCGTGGTGCCGGCGCACTCCTTCAAGTTTGCCTCGCGCCTGCAGGAAGACCAGCGCGGCCCGGCCCCGGTGCTCATCCGCATCGAAACCAAGGCTGGCCACGGCGCGGGCCGCAGCACCGCCCAGGTTATCGGCCAGGAGACCGACAAATGGGCTTTCATGTTCGAGAATATGGGGGTAAGCTACAAACCGGCTATCTAA
- a CDS encoding methylated-DNA--[protein]-cysteine S-methyltransferase, translating into MQAVAHLYSPIGMVALHGSDAGLHAVQFLDHDVPPPTALADVAACLQEPHRQLQAYFNRELREFKLQCEPLAGTEFQRQVWAALASIAHGRTASYLDVAKLLNNPKSVRAVGAANGQNPLAIVWPCHRVIGASGALTGYAGGLVRKQWLLAFEQPERQGALFG; encoded by the coding sequence ATGCAAGCCGTTGCCCACCTGTACTCGCCCATTGGCATGGTCGCCCTGCATGGCTCCGATGCCGGGCTGCACGCCGTGCAGTTTCTCGACCACGACGTGCCGCCGCCCACGGCCCTAGCCGATGTTGCCGCTTGCCTGCAAGAGCCTCATCGCCAGCTGCAAGCGTATTTCAACCGGGAGCTGCGCGAGTTTAAGTTGCAGTGCGAGCCGCTGGCGGGCACCGAGTTCCAAAGGCAGGTGTGGGCCGCGCTGGCTAGCATTGCCCACGGCCGCACGGCCTCGTACCTCGACGTGGCTAAGCTGCTGAATAACCCCAAGTCGGTGCGGGCCGTGGGTGCGGCCAATGGCCAGAACCCGCTGGCCATTGTGTGGCCCTGCCACCGCGTGATTGGGGCTAGCGGTGCGCTCACGGGCTACGCGGGCGGGCTGGTGCGCAAGCAGTGGCTGCTGGCCTTCGAGCAACCCGAGCGCCAAGGCGCGCTCTTTGGATAA